The stretch of DNA GACATTTAGATGCTACTTTGCGATTTGTGTTTTGTTAAATGTTGTAATGTAGCTACGTCATTTATTATATAAGATAAAACAACCATCGTTTTAACCGAGATTTTGGCACAATTGCTTGATTTACTCGTACTAATTCCAACTCTCAAATTGCAGGACATTAAGGACCACTAGGCATGTCCTATGTTTTTATCAACGACTCGCCGCAGACAGTGCCGTTGCTGCAGGCCTGCATTGACGGCGACCTGAGTTACTGCAAACGCCTGCTAGAATGTGGCTTTGACCCCAACACCCGGGACTGCCGCGGGCGTACGGGTATGCATCTTGCAGCAGCAAGAGGAAATGTAGACATATGCCGCCTCCTTCACAAATTTGGGGCAGACCTTTTGGCCACAGATGTTCAAGGCAACACTGCATTGCATATGTGTGGGCACGTCGACACTATCCAATTTCTGGTCTCCAACGGACTGAAGATTGATATCTGGTGAGTTTATATGGTTTTCAGTAAAAACCTGTGTCTAAgtagcgccccccccccccccccatgctggtaatgatgcagtgtgtgcccgagttttattttaatacagtaTTACTATTTAAAAAATGCCCAAATATTTGTTCATTCCCAAGTGTTTCTCTACCTACATCTCCAGTAATCACAATGGAGCAACCCCTCTTGTCCTGGCAAAAAGGCGTGGTGTGAACAAGGATGCCCTTCGTCTTTTGGAGGGATTAGAGGAACAAGAAGTGAAGGGCTTCAACCGAAGCTCCCACTCCAGCCTGGAGAAGATTCAGTTGGCTGAGAATGAGAGGTAAGCTATGATGGCTGTTTTTATTGTGGAACATGTATCTTCACCTCTCTTCACATGAGAAGAGAATTCCACTCCTATTCAGCCACACCAAAATATGGTATACCAAACATTAAAATAACTACATTACTGTTATTTTTTGCATTgaccttatatatatatatatatatatatatatatatatatatatatatatatatatcttaaaTACAAATCTTTACATTTGACAAGTCATCACTGACTGAGTATATCTGGTGTACCACTCGACTGAACATTGACCTCTTTTCAATAGTGCAATGGAAAGCCATTCCCTTCTCAACCCTCACCTGCATGACAATGAAGGAGTTCTCTCCAGTTTCCGCACCACCTGGCAGGAGTTTGTTGAAGACCTTGGATTCTGGAGAGTGCTGTTGTTACTGCTAGTCATCGCCCTGTTGTCCCTTGGCATTGCATACTATGTCAGTGGTGTGTTGCCCTTTGCATCCAACCAGTTAGAGCTGGTGCGTTAAACCACAGGACAAATTCTGACATCTCTACTCACAACCACCTTATCCTTGTCATTGTGATGCCATGGACATATATCCTGGACCAAATGATAAAcgcataaaataataaataattatacATGGATGTATGAAGATGACCAAAGTCATTGACAACAtaatgcgtttgtgtgtataacTAATTGCCAAGATGACTATTTTGTTATTTAAGATCAAAGAATGTTTGATTGTGATAATACTCGGGATTTGGCCTGTGTATATTTCACCCACTCTGTTGGcttggacagacacacacacatttcagaggCCTGTTTGTATACGACTGATATTTACTACTTTAAACGAAGCATTACGTTAaagacatttctgtttttctatctcATGCAAGAACTAAATAGTTAAGACTGACATACTGAGGCCGCGTTGCTCACCTGTTCTATATTGTTTTCCTTGTTATACGTTTCATAGTGAAGTCCTATATGTACTTTGTCCATTGTAATGTCAATATTACTCAATAAAAGTGTTTGAATGTATTACaatctgcctttgtgttcatCCTTCCTACGTCACTGCATACCCGGCGAGAGATAAACTAGGCTACCCAGCTAGCCAAACCCAGACCGCGGCTATGGCCAAACCAATTGGGAACGCAAGTGTTTATGGGACAGTTGCATTTCATCTCGCTAACCTTAGCTGTCTAGCTTGCTGACTGATTAAGTCAACATTAAACCGGCAGAAGCAAATAAACATAACATTTGAAATGGTTTGATTAAACGCATAGTCATGAATCTCAGGGGTTTCTTTCAAGATTTCAACCCCAGGTAAGGTTAAATCTTTTAGTTCTCTAGCTTTAGCTTATGTTAATGCTAGGTAGCTACATTGTCAACATTACTCTATAACTCATCTGGCTAGTTTTTTTAGCTACATCAGAGCCCGTCTACGGAGAAATTATCTGACTGTATATTTCAGTTAGCTTTCAGGTATGGCATTTAGCTACAGGTAGAAACAATAATGCAAAACCAGCTAGCTTCATGGGACTGTGCTGAATAGCGAACACAGCCTAACGATGGCTTCGTTACTGCCCTACTCTTCACAGTATATGCGAAGTATTTAGCTGCTTATTGTCGCCACAGTCAAAATCATTATAAAATGGAAACATTAACCATCGACAGCTAGCTTGTTAGCCTAGTGGCTATAAATTTAGATAGTCAACATTAGCTTTGGCGTTTGCTGGGTAGCAGATAGCTATCTTAGTTAGTTCGATATTAGTTAGCAGTACGTAGTCTCTGAGGGTGGACTACCTGTTCACCGTGTTTATACTAGAAACGTGTCAAAGTGAAAGGCATATGGTGTAACGTTAGTCACCTTACTAtgtgtttagtttgttttcttttgttaacTTGGGGAAATCGGCATCTGACATTAGTAGAGAAGGTATGCATACATTACTTAGCCAGTTAATGTTAGCCAAATCAGTCACCATCCACTTCGCTAGTTAACTGGCAAAGGATTCACATCTAGCTAGCTACAACTATATGAAGGGTTATGCGAAACATTTCTGTTTCTCGGTATAATTGGTTTTCTTCAAGCACACACGTTAGGCCCTGTAGTTGAAGCCTGCGGTGAATGGACATGCATGTCATGATTTCTTAAGTTTGATATCGCTAGGATAGTTACAGTTTTACAAGTTGTATTGGTGGTCGTCAAACTGTTTAGGGACGAAACGCTCAAACTTTGTTTATCATCATGGGAGCTTTCACTGGTTGAGCGAGAACTTGTGCAAGTGCTCG from Clupea harengus chromosome 8, Ch_v2.0.2, whole genome shotgun sequence encodes:
- the ankrd46a gene encoding ankyrin repeat domain-containing protein 46 yields the protein MSYVFINDSPQTVPLLQACIDGDLSYCKRLLECGFDPNTRDCRGRTGMHLAAARGNVDICRLLHKFGADLLATDVQGNTALHMCGHVDTIQFLVSNGLKIDICNHNGATPLVLAKRRGVNKDALRLLEGLEEQEVKGFNRSSHSSLEKIQLAENESAMESHSLLNPHLHDNEGVLSSFRTTWQEFVEDLGFWRVLLLLLVIALLSLGIAYYVSGVLPFASNQLELVR